In the Anastrepha obliqua isolate idAnaObli1 chromosome 1, idAnaObli1_1.0, whole genome shotgun sequence genome, one interval contains:
- the LOC129247763 gene encoding helix-loop-helix protein delilah has translation MKLPSPYKMHDCSSLLAGSQRSAEECKSSKVGSRKEKYSLRERQKRRLGLASVVDLPKRSNHKDDIEETTGPQRTQNTTMSKSKAPPLSKYRRKTANARERTRMREINSAFENLRHCVPPSIAVDETGPTNEKLTKITTLRLAMKYINLLSEVLNTPNFKGELPFDFLCASDETTIKQKPAPKALKVESSKSTAAMLKSTKPTNKATTGRTTVSAPVHKSPKRLGKRKKKELKSPSTAALGSSSNTMPDSCRANLSNTSTTSSFVTCSGDSLSSHSSSFLDSITSPSYSSSFVPSMSELNSLTLESDGESLHLSDPCHSPLQDKFDSIFGGSALDSRPTVEHNILGDIDAPLELSLQFLGTTPESLDFSMEQPPTTCISPLVSLDTFNPFSDFLHPEYPEHASLDMFLT, from the exons ATGAAACTACCATCGCCCTACAAAATGCATGATTGCAGCTCATTATTAGCTGGCAGCCAGCGAAGTGCGGAAGAGTGTAAAAGCAGTAAAGTCGGTAGCCGTAAGGAGAAATATTCATTGCGTGAACGTCAAAAGCGTCGACTTGGATTGGCGAGTGTGGTCGATTTGCCGAAACGTTCAAACCACAAGG ATGATATTGAAGAGACCACAGGACCGCAGCGCACACaaaataccacaatgtccaaaTCGAAAGCGCCTCCACTCAGCAAATACCGACGGAAAACCGCCAATGCGCGTGAACGTACGCGCATGCGTGAAATCAATTCCGCGTTTGAGAATTTGCGGCATTGTGTGCCACCAAGCATCGCCGTCGATGAGACGGGGCCAACCAatgaaaaacttacaaaaatcaCAACGCTACGGTTGGCCATGAAGTATATAAACTTGCTGTCGGAGGTGCTAAATACTCCTAATTTTAAAGGAGAATTGCCATTCGACTTTTTATGTGCTAGTGACGAGACAACGATAAAACAGAAGCCGGCACCAAAAGCTTTGAAAGTTGAGTCTAGTAAATCTACTGCTGCAATGCTTAAAAGTACCAAGCCAACAAACAAAGCCACCACAGGGCGCACAACTGTCAGTGCGCCGGTACATAAGTCGCCCAAACGTTTGGGAAAACGTAAAAAGAAGGAGTTAAAGTCACCGTCCACCGCTGCGCTGGGTAGTAGCAGTAACACAATGCCTGACTCATGTCGCGCTAATTTGTCAAATACCAGCACTACTTCCTCCTTTGTAACATGCAGTGGCGATTCGCTCTCCTCACATTCATCAAGCTTCCTCGACAGTATAACCAGTCCCAGTTATTCCAGCAGTTTCGTGCCTTCCATGTCCGAGCTGAATAGTTTAACTCTAGAATCTGATGGTGAATCGCTGCATCTTTCCGATCCCTGTCACAGTCCCTTACAAGACAAATTCGATAGTATCTTTGGCGGCAGCGCGTTGGACTCCAGGCCGACAGTTGAACATAATATTTTAGGTGATATCGATGCGCCATTGGAACTGAGCTTGCAGTTCCTTGGCACAACGCCCGAGTCGCTGGACTTCTCTATGGAACAACCACCGACGACGTGCATTAGTCCATTAGTTTCTTTAGATACATTCAATCCGTTTAGCGATTTTCTACACCCAGAATATCCAGAGCATGCATCGTTGGATATGTTTCTAACATAA